From the genome of Tissierellales bacterium, one region includes:
- a CDS encoding LCP family protein: protein MKGDKMRTFIKVLIMSFLIGLLAFLIGGQSYIKNNDINPKDNIIAEDKNPIPNKTLEKAQKNTVYNSLEEALNKSSRINFLILGMEDVRSDTIIFASLDQDNKSADLISIPRDTYLHRQGYNLGDQRKINSIYYSHGIDGVIKAVSYILGGAPIHHYAIIDYEGVEEIVDLVGGVEVNVPFHMKYDDWYSKPPLHIDIPEGNQVLNGKESLNFLRYREGYPDGDLGRIKAQQEFLKSFASKAIKNAVFIIPKGLKYIKTDMSVFDALNYGKGSLDLNGESMNLFTLPGYDEFRNINGKNFSYYIFDKVGINAMLKNMYNVK, encoded by the coding sequence TTGAAAGGTGATAAGATGAGAACCTTCATAAAAGTCCTTATTATGTCCTTTTTAATTGGACTTCTAGCATTTTTGATTGGTGGTCAATCCTATATAAAAAACAATGATATAAACCCTAAAGACAATATAATAGCAGAAGATAAGAATCCTATTCCAAATAAAACATTGGAGAAAGCCCAAAAAAATACTGTTTATAATTCATTAGAAGAAGCATTAAATAAAAGCTCAAGAATAAATTTTTTAATTCTAGGCATGGAAGATGTAAGAAGTGATACTATAATTTTTGCATCCTTAGATCAAGACAATAAAAGTGCAGACCTAATATCAATACCTAGGGATACATACCTTCATAGACAAGGGTACAATCTGGGAGATCAGAGAAAAATAAACAGTATATATTATAGTCACGGAATAGATGGTGTAATAAAAGCAGTTTCTTATATATTAGGTGGCGCGCCTATACACCACTATGCAATAATTGACTATGAAGGAGTAGAAGAAATAGTAGACTTAGTAGGTGGTGTAGAAGTAAATGTGCCCTTTCATATGAAATATGATGATTGGTATAGTAAACCACCCTTGCATATAGATATACCTGAAGGAAATCAGGTTTTAAATGGTAAAGAATCTCTGAATTTTTTAAGATATAGGGAAGGCTATCCAGATGGAGACCTAGGAAGAATAAAAGCCCAGCAAGAGTTTTTAAAATCATTTGCTAGTAAAGCAATAAAAAATGCAGTTTTTATTATTCCAAAGGGATTGAAATATATAAAAACTGATATGAGTGTATTTGATGCCTTAAATTATGGAAAAGGCTCCTTAGATTTAAATGGAGAAAGTATGAATTTATTCACTCTTCCTGGTTATGATGAATTTAGAAATATAAATGGGAAAAATTTTTCTTATTATATATTTGATAAGGTAGGTATAAATGCTATGTTAAAAAATATGTACAATGTAAAATAA